One segment of Mycolicibacterium baixiangningiae DNA contains the following:
- a CDS encoding LppX_LprAFG lipoprotein, producing MPTSSRHAAQAFIAVLLAAALFVAGCSSSSDNADKPLPDAAQLVQESTQTTRDLQSVHLKLTVQGTIEQLPIESLEGDLTNTPAVAASGKANIVFLGQRLDGVEFVVADGNLYGAISAGSFQDFGPAADIYDVAAILSPDKGLANVLANFSDPKADGRENVSGVDTVRVTGTVSADAVNAIAPQIGATGPVPATAWIEEDGSHNLAQVKLEPSPGNSVTMTLSDWGKQVTVTKPAV from the coding sequence ATGCCGACGAGCTCTCGCCATGCTGCCCAGGCCTTCATCGCCGTCCTCCTCGCCGCCGCGCTGTTCGTCGCCGGCTGCTCCTCGTCCTCCGATAACGCGGACAAACCGCTACCCGACGCGGCGCAACTGGTGCAGGAATCCACCCAGACGACCCGTGACCTGCAGAGCGTGCACCTGAAGCTGACGGTGCAGGGCACCATCGAACAGTTGCCGATCGAATCGCTCGAAGGCGATCTGACCAACACCCCCGCGGTCGCCGCCTCCGGAAAGGCCAACATCGTCTTCCTCGGGCAGCGTCTCGACGGTGTCGAGTTCGTGGTCGCCGACGGCAACCTGTACGGCGCCATCAGCGCCGGCAGCTTCCAGGACTTCGGCCCCGCCGCCGACATCTACGACGTCGCGGCCATCCTCAGCCCCGACAAGGGCCTGGCCAACGTGCTTGCCAACTTCAGCGATCCGAAGGCCGACGGCCGCGAGAACGTCAGCGGCGTGGACACGGTGCGCGTCACCGGCACCGTCAGCGCCGACGCCGTCAATGCGATCGCCCCGCAGATCGGTGCGACCGGCCCGGTACCCGCGACGGCGTGGATCGAAGAGGACGGCAGCCACAACCTGGCGCAGGTCAAGCTGGAGCCCAGCCCCGGCAACAGCGTCACCATGACCCTGTCTGACTGGGGTAAGCAGGTCACCGTCACAAAGCCGGCGGTGTGA
- the ribD gene encoding bifunctional diaminohydroxyphosphoribosylaminopyrimidine deaminase/5-amino-6-(5-phosphoribosylamino)uracil reductase RibD translates to MTPEAAMRLAIDQAEQVKGATYPNPPVGAVILDTDGQVAGVGSTQPPGGPHAEVVALRRAGSRAAGGTAVVTLEPCNHHGRTAPCVDALLAAGVSAVVYAVADPNPVAAGGAARLGESGVTVSAGVLSEAVAGGGLREWLHKQRTGIPHVTWKFATSVDGRSAAADGSSQWITSEAARADVHRRRAVADAIVVGTGTVFVDDPVLTARLPDGSLAERQPLRVVVGEREISQDSRVLNDDSRTMVIRTRDPHEVLRALSDRTDVLLEGGPTLAGAFLRAGVIDRIVAYVAPILLGGPITAVDDVGVLSIAHAQRWRFDGVTPIGPDVLLSLIPE, encoded by the coding sequence CTGACCCCCGAGGCCGCCATGCGGCTGGCCATCGATCAGGCCGAGCAGGTCAAGGGCGCCACCTACCCGAATCCGCCTGTGGGCGCGGTCATCCTGGATACCGACGGGCAAGTCGCCGGTGTCGGGTCGACGCAACCCCCGGGCGGCCCGCACGCGGAGGTGGTGGCGCTGCGCCGCGCCGGCAGCAGGGCGGCGGGCGGCACCGCGGTCGTCACACTAGAGCCCTGCAACCACCACGGGCGGACCGCGCCGTGTGTGGATGCCCTTCTGGCCGCGGGGGTTTCGGCGGTCGTGTACGCGGTCGCCGATCCCAACCCGGTGGCGGCCGGGGGAGCGGCCAGGCTCGGCGAATCCGGTGTCACGGTGAGCGCGGGCGTGCTCAGCGAGGCGGTGGCCGGCGGAGGGTTGCGCGAGTGGCTGCACAAGCAGCGCACCGGAATCCCGCACGTGACATGGAAATTCGCCACCAGCGTGGACGGCCGCAGCGCCGCCGCCGATGGCAGCAGCCAGTGGATCACCAGTGAGGCGGCCAGGGCGGACGTGCACCGGCGCCGGGCGGTCGCCGATGCGATCGTGGTCGGTACCGGCACGGTGTTCGTCGACGATCCGGTGCTGACCGCGCGGCTGCCCGACGGCAGCCTCGCCGAGCGTCAACCGCTGCGGGTGGTCGTCGGTGAGCGGGAGATCTCGCAGGATTCCCGTGTGCTCAACGACGATTCGCGCACCATGGTGATCCGCACCCGTGATCCGCACGAGGTGCTGCGGGCGTTGTCCGACCGCACCGACGTCCTGCTCGAGGGTGGCCCCACGCTGGCCGGCGCTTTCCTGCGGGCCGGGGTGATCGACCGGATCGTGGCCTATGTCGCGCCGATCCTGTTGGGTGGACCGATCACCGCGGTCGACGACGTCGGCGTGTTGAGCATCGCGCACGCCCAGCGGTGGCGCTTCGACGGGGTCACCCCCATCGGGCCGGACGTGCTTCTCTCGCTGATCCCCGAGTGA
- a CDS encoding MFS transporter has translation MPTNVSDSAITSRSRRIAISAGSLAVLLGALDTYVVVTIIRDIMFDIGIAINQIQRVTPIITWYLLGYIAAMPLLGRASDRFGRKFVLQLSLAGFAVGSVITALSSDLIPMVIGRTIQGTASGALLPVTLALAADLWSARNRASVLGGIGAAQELGSVLGPLYGIAVVAALNTWRDVFWINVPLAAIAMVMIHFSLPARQKPDQPERVDVMGGLLLALALGLAVIGLYNPAPDGKQILPTWGPPVLIGAAAAAIAFFVWERFARTRLIEPAGVHFRPFLAALGASLCAGAALMVTLVNVELFGQGILGQDQNQAAFLLLRFLVALPIGALLGGWLASRIGDRMVAFAGLLIASGGYFLISKWPVDLLSSRHDLGFVSLPVLDTDLVIAGIGLGLVIGPLTSATLRVVPAAQHGIASAAVVVSRMIGMLIGIAALSAWGLYRLNQHLQTLPFPPGADTLVERLAAEADRYRAAYVLQFGDIFIVTTIVCVVGALLGLLISGRHEHADEPGAGDIGDGDIGDDAPTQFINVAAQPTDSDQTTQLPRQTPPGRHRHET, from the coding sequence ATGCCGACCAACGTGTCCGATTCGGCGATCACCAGCCGGAGCCGCCGGATCGCGATCAGCGCGGGAAGCCTCGCGGTCCTGCTCGGCGCCCTCGACACCTATGTCGTGGTGACGATCATCCGCGACATCATGTTCGACATCGGCATCGCGATCAACCAGATCCAGCGGGTCACGCCGATCATCACCTGGTACCTGCTCGGCTACATCGCCGCCATGCCGCTGCTCGGCCGTGCGTCGGACCGGTTCGGTCGCAAGTTCGTCCTGCAGCTCAGCCTGGCCGGGTTTGCGGTCGGCTCGGTGATCACCGCGCTGTCGAGCGACCTGATCCCGATGGTCATCGGCCGCACCATTCAAGGCACCGCCAGTGGCGCGCTGCTCCCGGTCACCCTGGCGCTGGCCGCGGACCTGTGGTCCGCCCGCAACCGGGCCTCGGTGCTCGGCGGGATCGGCGCCGCCCAGGAACTGGGCAGCGTGCTGGGGCCGCTCTACGGCATCGCCGTGGTGGCCGCGCTGAACACCTGGCGCGACGTCTTCTGGATCAACGTGCCGCTCGCGGCCATCGCGATGGTGATGATCCACTTCAGCCTCCCGGCCCGGCAGAAACCCGACCAGCCCGAACGGGTCGACGTCATGGGTGGTCTGCTGCTCGCGCTCGCACTGGGACTCGCCGTCATCGGGCTCTACAACCCGGCGCCCGACGGGAAGCAGATCCTGCCGACGTGGGGTCCGCCGGTGCTCATCGGCGCGGCGGCGGCCGCGATCGCCTTCTTCGTGTGGGAACGCTTCGCACGCACCCGGCTGATCGAACCGGCCGGTGTGCACTTCCGGCCGTTCCTGGCGGCGCTCGGTGCGTCGCTGTGCGCGGGCGCGGCGTTGATGGTGACGCTGGTCAACGTCGAACTGTTCGGGCAGGGCATCCTCGGCCAGGATCAGAATCAGGCCGCCTTCCTGCTGCTGCGCTTCCTGGTGGCGCTGCCCATCGGCGCGCTCCTCGGCGGATGGCTGGCGAGCCGCATCGGTGACCGGATGGTGGCGTTCGCCGGCCTGCTGATCGCCTCGGGCGGCTACTTCCTGATCAGCAAGTGGCCGGTCGACCTGTTGTCGTCCCGCCACGACCTGGGCTTCGTCAGCCTGCCCGTCCTCGACACCGACCTGGTGATCGCCGGGATCGGCCTCGGCCTGGTGATCGGGCCCCTGACGTCGGCGACGCTGCGCGTGGTGCCCGCCGCACAGCACGGCATCGCCTCGGCCGCCGTCGTGGTGTCCCGCATGATCGGCATGCTGATCGGGATCGCGGCCCTGTCCGCGTGGGGTCTGTACCGGCTCAACCAGCACCTTCAGACGCTGCCGTTCCCGCCCGGGGCCGATACGTTGGTCGAACGGTTGGCCGCCGAAGCGGACCGCTACCGCGCGGCCTACGTGCTGCAGTTCGGCGACATCTTCATCGTCACCACGATCGTCTGCGTGGTGGGCGCACTGCTCGGCCTACTGATCAGCGGCCGGCACGAGCACGCGGACGAACCTGGGGCCGGCGACATCGGTGACGGTGACATCGGTGATGACGCGCCCACGCAGTTCATCAATGTGGCAGCGCAGCCGACGGACAGCGATCAGACCACCCAGCTGCCGCGGCAGACCCCGCCCGGCAGGCACCGACACGAGACCTGA